Below is a genomic region from Rhododendron vialii isolate Sample 1 chromosome 5a, ASM3025357v1.
aaaatgtctttgacgaatattaattatcaaaacacgtcttgggccatcattttcccaaaattcaataggtaaaaagtttttaaatacgtcagggaaaatgacggccaaggacgtgtttagataattaatacccgccaaggatattttcagcattaataaatattcttagcttgtccttggtaggtattaattatcaaaacacgtcctgaaccATCATTTCCCTTTTACAATACAGTCTTTGCCGCTGGGCCAAAGTCCATATCTTGGGCTATTTATATATACTTTGACCTATTGGGTCTTGCCTTAGGAgctagggaaaagaaaaaaaaaagattattttaagatttaattataattttttaggaaaatgactgtgccaagacgtgttttgataattaatatccgccaatgacattttcagtattaacaaatgttctcagcatgtccttgacggatattaattatcaaaacacatcattgacTGTTATTTtccctcaatttttttggttatttaaaTTGTTAAAACAtgaatggataaaaaaaaaatcataaagtGATTAGTTTATAAAACAACTATTTGATAGCTTATTCAAGCAAACACGttttttttacaacttattAAAAGCTACTCCTATAACAAACAGTTTACAACTtactccattttatttttcttaagccCATAATCTAAAAATCTATGGCATTGTTTGCTAACACTTATATTATAATTATGGAGCTTgtttgctttaaaaaaattgatgaattgTTTTTGTAAAAGTGTCTATACACAATGATTAAGGTtaatttaggcattttcatgAAAATAAGTTGTTTTACAATTTATTTAACATTCAATATGAAATTTAATTTAGCCTATAAAAAGCTATACACCAAACGCATCACCaacttgtttgaattttttcaaatgaaaaaaatcaaaatattcacaATTTTATAATGTAAGTAATAATTTACAAGGGATAACAAATGGAGGCAAAGCAAAAGAAGTAATTGTTCgtctatttaaaaaaatactaatgtTTTTTGTGACTATGTATGAGTACCACAATTTTGGGCACCATGTAAAGTGTCACGAGTGTATTGATAGAATGCGTCTCATTTATCATTTAGGGGAGCACATTCAACCAACGTGTTACCCAAAAATATGGTACTGGTCACCATAGCATTGCACTTCAGAAAATAGAAGTATAATTTTTTACGAACTTCCTCTTCTACCTTTATTTCAAGAGTAAGGGCGTAAAGGAGCCGGGTCTAGCGTCGTAGTGTTCGAGCTTGacttgtttactaaatgagcctaaATGCGAGCCCAAGCTTGGTTCGTttacaaacgagccgagcccttAACAATTTGAGTTTggctaatttacttaacgagtTTATTTAAACGAGTCGAGTATACACAAATGAACCAAGTTTTTGCAAGTAAAAACCGAGCTTTTGAGTGTCAAGttgacttgtttagtaaacgagtcaaAAAACTTAAGCGCGAATTTGATTCAATTACTAagtgagccgagccgagccgagcatCGGAGGAGCTAGCCACCCGGTTCGTTTGCAGCGATATTAAATCAagagttggaaacttggaatgACCCAAGACTACAAATTTTGACCGGGACAAATTGGCACGGAAGGAGTTGAGTATCTTGCCCAGCTGCTCCACCGCCACCACGGTCCttcctcgtctctctctctctctctctctctctctctctctctctctccatatatatatatatatgtatatttttcgATTTAGCTTCGTGGTTTATGTGagagtttgtttgtttttttactaCTTCTAAAACTTTACTCTCAGGTTCACCGTAACTTAATGGAGCCCGATCTTCGCGGCCCGGAGGAAAAAATGGCGAGCTTCAGCCCATGGAAACGGGGACGCCCTGAGTCTTGGGGTAGGTAAAATACTGGTTGCACATTGTGTTTTGTTTAAATTTGGATAGGACAGAgtaatttttctgtttttggcaaCTGGGATTGAGGAATTTCtcagcaaaaaaatatataaagggtatatatatacgggacggttatgcggacaactatttagacacctaaaaaaacaccccaaatctcaatctcataattaccgatcaaatttttacgatccgaaccattcaatgtttgcagaatgtgattttaagagtggttgcgagaaattagcaaaaaaaataccgggaagtgcttgttttgagcagtttttaattgaaccgttcattaaatctaagctaaaaactgctcagatcaagtcaTTCCCGGTCtttgtttttgctgattttttcgCGAGTAccctaaaaatcacgttctgatcacattgagctgctcggatcattaaaatttgatcaggaactacGAGATGTTTTTTCAGCGTTTTTGCCATGCTAAAAAAATGTGTCTAGATGTTGTCTTGGGTGCTAAGATAAATTATTTTCACACAATTCTATTCCTTTGAGGTGAAGCCTTTGGTAATGCCTTAGAGACGTCTCCTTAATGAACAGAAAGGCTATCTAATCAGGTATAATGCCGGAATTGTTTATATATTGGTCTTTAATCATCTGAAAGCAAAGTCTCTCGTGTACTGACACTTTATGGTTATGTCATTCGTATTTTCTCAAAAAGTTGCCGCCTTCTTTATTTCcacaaaagaatgaaaatttagttctacacatttttgttttggatttctATCTTCTTGAAGAGGTAATGCATAAAATTTTGGGTGGTTTTGTTATTCAGCAGTTTATAAACATTTGTTCTTGTGAGCATTGATTTGTATAATGCTCATACATAAACTTTCCCTGTACTGAGAGGAGGGCTTTGAAGTAGCCTTTCCACTGGTGACTTTCTATGCAGATCTATGCATTCTAAAAGTGTTCTACCGGTACAATGAATCACATTAGGCAATTAAGTTGAAATTTATCTCCTTTCTGGTTTGCCCAGCGAAGTTAGAACGTATGCACATATGTCACGTATGCCAATGTACGCCTGTTGGTCTTGGTCAGTTCTGATGTTATGCTTAGTTCCTTTAATCTCTATCACATGCCTTGTAAGCACAAAGTTGTATTTACCTGGTGAAGTATCTGGGGAACTGACTGCAATTCAAACCGAAACATGGTGCTACGCGCTTCCCTGGATGATTACTCGTGTTGATATGACATTTTCTTGTTGGAGTGGAGACAGTAGTGTTATGAACAGAATGCAATTGAATTGAAACCGGGAACATGCTTCTGATTCCAATTGCAGGTTGAAATGAGAAGTAGTTTCTGCTGGAAACTATGTGCAACTTGGGAGCAAGGATGAGTTCTGTTTCAATgttgtgccttttttttttgtcctagATACATCTAAATTATGTGCTTGCTGGTTTGAGATGTTTCAGCCAGTATATTGTTATTTTTCCTGAGCAGGGGTgtttctacttcttcttcttcttttttttttttgtcttttcaatGAAGTATAGGTTCGTATTTAtgatttttgtataatgatatGAACAGGTACCTGCAAAATTGTCCGGCATTCTTTTTGGGAGAAGTTTGATAATCGTGTCTATGCTAATATGGACTTGGACATTGACACAAAAAGAGTTGCATTGAAAGCTTCCCCATTTGTTGTTAGCCTTGTCTCCCTTGCAGGTTGATGTTTATCAAATAATTCCATtgtgttttttccccctttgtTCTCCATATTGTGTTTAATGTCTGTCCCTTTGATCCCATATTATACATGATACGACAACGTAGTAGGCTCTCAACCATCTCCAGctcttactcaaattttagtaaaagtttcatttgaAGCACTCAAATGAGCTAACTCATAGCCCAGAGCACCAACACTGGAGGCTTGACTCGACTGAAGTCGTGATTCTTCTTCCAAGCCACTTATACAATTTCCAACCCACCCTTACTAAAAAAGGAGTTTGCTCAATTGATGCTTTCTTCACTTTCGCTTTTGAGGTCTGGCtggcttagagcatctccagcagaGTTTACAAACATCAAATTTGTTACCTCTAACAGATTTTAGGTGCTCCAGCAGAGGTAGCATATGCCAAACTAATTTTACCCAACCTTCAAATctaccttctctctctacaaatttgTTACCTACCCACAAACCTTCAAACACCAAATTTACAATATTCCATTCCTTTTTGTATttaccttttctctttttctatttgggtTTACAACTAGCCATTGATTtacatgtatttttttcctctcaaatgTTACCGTTTGAACAGTACAATCCCAATgttcatttattatttattttaatcctTCTACATTTTTGACTATATATACtaattgttcttgagtttttttcACTACCAAATTTTCTAGACTTTTTCACTCTCCTAAGTTATTTTAATCTCAACACGAACTCTATAAATGTTCCAGAAAATGATTCTTatattccaaaaatatatttttcttcatGTATTGATGATCAAAAATCTCAATTTGCTTCTCAATTCTCTAAACCACATACACAATACGTACGTGGATAATTCATTGGCAAGTGGTAAGGCTAAAAAGAGAGGAGACAATTTCTCTATGGCTAATGAAAAGGTTGAGTCTTTACTTGCCATGATCCATTACATTTGATTGTATCTCCAAACCACATTGAACTGGATGTTTCCACTCCACAAATTAGATGTTCCTACTAGCTCCTCGTTGTTGCCACAAGTACTCCACAAGATCAGCTTGGAGTTGAgaaatcattaccttatttcgaATGCgatgatgattttgaaagaattgcATTAGTTCTACTATATGCTCCCAACTCACGTGACACCACAACATCAACATCTCCAGCAATGTATGATAATTGTTCgtaaacaaaaaaccaaagatAAAGGGGGtcatttttttctgaaattgttaaagatataaaatgataaaaaatttgaatttgtagaGTCTGCTGGAGTGCAAACCAATCAATCCACCCTTCAAATTTGTAGAATGGTAGCAAAGTACAGTTTTGAAGCTAGTTTTTGTAACTCTACTAGAGATGCTTTTATGATCATTTGATTTGGTCATGCCACTACTTGTCTCCCTTACTTAGATTATTAGTATTGGGGCACAAATCTCAAAAGCTCTTTGTGCAATTTGAATGAATCGATTATGTCTAAGCATACTTCGAGTTAAAGGGTTGATTTATGGCATAGGTGTAAATTTAAAGACAGAATGGCTTTGAAAATCTTGATTAAGTGTTTGAGTCTCCCTTGATTTGGGTAATTTTTGTAGTAAACTTCAATTTGATATAGTTTTTAAGACTAAGTAAATGAGTGGAAATGGTTTAAGGGTATTTAATTTTGGTCTGAAATTTGAGTTGGTCCTGGACTAAACATTTGAAAGGCTCCTAACATTCTCATTTATATCTCTCTTAGCCTGGAGTCTCCCCTTTCCCACCccactcttctcttttttttcctgctttttgataattattttttgcacAACCTCAGCAGTTAGGACAAATCATAATCTAGTGTGTTACAAACTTCTTTTGATGCTGTCGTCACGATATCTATTTTAGCTGATAGTGACTTGAGTTTATTTTATGTGCTGTGTTTATTGTTCTCATGCTAGGTTGTTTTAATCATCTATTTGCGAGTGCAACATATGATGTTACTTCAGTTAATTCGTGTGAATTGTTGGTCCAATTTATTTGAACTGATGGAACTGGAAACATTACAAGTTATGTCTTCTATGTTTGCTATCTGGGTTGGTTTTATCTTTTACGTTTCAGATAGGACATGAGCTATTACTTGTTTGGTGTGAATATTAAAGCGTTTCACTTATTTGAAGTCGTAGATGATGGGTGTGCTGGCTGATTGCTTCGTAGATGTACAGTTGCTCCATATTTCCATTATGCTCGGATTATATTTCATAACAAGCTATTTTGATGGTTAATCGGCAAGAGAAAGCCTCATTTATTTACATgttcatatttgttttttgtttctaactttctagCTCAGCAATTTTCCACTTGAAAGGATCACATATTTTCTTCCCACGGTTATGAACCCCTACATTGCACGGGTTACTCGCTACTTCATGTATATAGATGTATTGTATTGGCACGGTCCgtttctcctaaggaccaccgcATTTTAAGCATTTTAATGCGGGCTACTGTTttggccgttggattgtgttttgaaggGTCAGGGTTCGCGGACAATCTATTCGTGCGAATAGATatccattcaaaacacaatccaatggCCAGAACGGTAGTCCTCATTTTAGCTTAAAATGCGGTGGTCCTCATGTGAAACACTCAGATCACTAATAATTCCTACAAGTTGTCATTCTGACattgttgtgtgtttgtgtataAATGAatctatttgtttctttttcaaggTGGGGAGCTGTTGTGCATGGGTTCTGGCACTATTGTGGATTGTGAGGCAGCTAATGGTGCATACTCTATTACTATATTGGCTTCGGCTGGGCTGCTCGGATCTTCGGCTGGATTAGATGTAGATAATGATATCGAGGTAGTtacttttgatcaatttttacaAGGACTTGGGCTGTTGGGAATGGGTATGGGGTGCGGGAACATGTTTGAGTGTTGGGGTCATAGACTCAGAATAGTCTCTGATCAAGGACACATGGACCTCGGCAAAATGTTTGTATATTTATGAGTATATTCATGGATTAACTCCGCCTGTGCCGTGCTTAGAGTCTTATTGTTTTTACAGCCAGTCCCAAGCCTAGAAGCCCGGATAAAGGAGGAGAATTGGCTGTCACGTAAAACCCATTagatctttatgacatgaatcaTAATATGAATAGGCGAAATGCTAGGGCGTTCCCCTTAAGCGACGCTTTGTGCCTTCTTGCCCTGGGCTGCCCAATGGAAAAAttaggattcatgtagccgacccctattgattgggacacaaggcttggtttggttttttataTTTCATGCATGACATGGGAGTTCAATGCATGGGTTCTACACTAAACTCAAATTGCTTAATAAGTTTTTATGTGTGTCCCGCACACACAACCAATACCCTTATTTGGCGAGCGTTTTCTATGGAGATACATAATGCATTTCAAAGAGTCCATGTAACAGAGCTTTCGGTAGAAGTTATCTTAGGTCCTATAAAATCACTGTTCATTCATTTGGATATTTGACATCCAGTTGCACTTTTGTTGCAGATTGAAGTGCGTCTCTCAGATGGTACATTGTTACATGGTCAAGTGGATGCATGTGATTTCCACTATAATCTTGCTTTGATTAAGATTCAACATGAAGTAATGGTGCAACCTGCAAGCCTTAGGATTCTTGATGATTCTATAAGTACACATCCATGTCGAATCCAGGACAAGGGGGTGGATTCTGAATCTTTTCAGCTTCGCCCTCATTCTGATTTAATTCGTCTTTGTCCCGGAGACGTGGTTGTTGCTCTTGGCCGATACTTTGAGGAACCATATGAGATCATGGCTGCACCTGGAAGATTTAGGTACACGAAGATGCTTACATGTAATTTCTTTATCAATTGGGAGAATACACCACATACCTTGAAGAGTTGAACACAAGAAGTAAATGTATCTTTATTAATTAGAAACACTTGTACTCTAAACTTGTGTACACACAACACCACACACTATAACTTTCAGAGGacaactcacacacacacaatatttAGTACACTATCTTGGAAGACAATTCAACTTTTGGACACCTCACTTGAGTCTCTCACTTGGACTCTTACTCTCTTACTTGGAGTATCTCTCACTCTTTTTTCTTGATCGGCTAGTATCTCTCACTCTTGCATGCACTCTCTTTTTGCATACGTGCCTAAAGAGGCTCCTCCCCTGTTGAGTTGTGTCTTCTAGACTCAATACTTCTACAAGCTTCTAGAGAGCTCCTTAGGTTCTAACATATTCTGGTGGAACCCGACTGAAAAAGAACCTCTTTTATTACTTCCTATGATGCAATTGGAGCTTATCGATAGAAACGAATCAATTTGGAGAACCCGATGTGGCTCCGGTGGCGACTATATCAATGTGTTATTTCTTCAAGAGAAGTTCCTGTCAAGGTTCACTATGAATCTTAGCCGAAAGCATTACGGAAGAGTCTGAAAGACTCTAGCATATTCTAGATGTTTCCGAAAATGTTTGGAAGTTTCCGGCGACATCCAGAAGACTCCGAAAAATTCAAGAGAGGTGGTGATGATTTTTTACTCATCTTCTATCCTATGATAAGTTTTCCGAAGATCAAACTGAGAGTGTATGAAGCTCATGTCTTTCAAAGATTGTATTATGCTATACATATTGCCCACTAATTGTGCTGTTTTGTGTTAATCACACTATCACAGTGCATCAAAGATGCACCAGAAGACATGATGTATATATTGTGGAGCATTCTTGTTTCGATTTCTTGACAAGTACTTACCTATGCTCTCCTTTCTTTTTGTCCAGTCTTGATTCTGTCGAGTTTGATTGTAAAGAACTATTCAGAGCGAACTGCAAGATTTCAAAAGTAATAACTCATTCTCTCTTTAGGCAAGTGTTGTTGTAGTATAGTGTAGATCACACATGATGGAATGAGACCCTAGCCTACACAGTTTTGGTGACAATTGACTTAATTCTTTGTAAGTTTGTAGTCTCTAGAAGTTAATGGAGTTTGGTCTTGGTTTTATTTGAGtagattttttgtctttatggtTATCTCTTGAACTAATGATCTTCTTTTGCTAGTGTGGCATTGGTGGACCCCTTATTAATAGGTATGGAGACGTCATTGGAGTCAATTTTTACGATGAGCTGTGTACTCCTTTTCTACCCATCAACATAGTTTTGAAATGGTTGGAGCATTTTAAGAAATATGGGTAAGTTCCAAGTATCTTCGTGCGTCATTACAAAGTAGGGTCTTTTCTATTAAGTAGCGTGCAATTCATGTAGGGGTTTGTTTGATAGTTTAACAGGCATGTGAATGAATGTTTCTTTTTGTCACCACTTTTGATTGTTTGAGCTTGGACAAGTAAAGAGAGCTCCTATATGCAAGTTGTCTCTCACACTGGAAACCTTCTTGTCAAAATTGCTCTTTTGAGGTGTATAATGCTAAGCCTAATGGTTCAGTTCTGCAGAATTTGACACCATTGGTTGACCTACTTGCACATGGGGTGAAACAAGCTTGTTTGGCTTGGAAAGTTCATGGGAGTGCCCAAGTTTGGACAATCATAGTTGGGttcggtcaattttttttgtctgacCTTCCTAAAGCTTATTCTGCTAGCCTTAATTGGTCGACCACTGTACTATCGGCAACCAGTGTATATTGGGGCATATTTATAACGTGTAAGATATGAAGTCAATCAACCATTGGGGaatgcatttttgttttgaatttctagagTGCCTAGCTATCAAAACTAGGGCATCTAGGCCCAATTAGATCTCCTCGAAGCACCACTTTATTGTGGATGGAACTCCTTGATCCTCCATGTGGTCATCAATCTTCCCTTTGAGGTGCTAGGTGCTTCATGTAGCCTTCGGGTAGTAACTAAAGGCATTTGTGTAGTAACTCTTCTATGGATCCTTTGTCCTAGAGTACAAATGCAAGTGTATGGAAAGGGAACCCTTGCAATCGTGGCTTTTGTACAATCCCTTGTAAATTGTAAATGCAAATCAATA
It encodes:
- the LOC131327114 gene encoding putative protease Do-like 14, producing MEPDLRGPEEKMASFSPWKRGRPESWGTCKIVRHSFWEKFDNRVYANMDLDIDTKRVALKASPFVVSLVSLAGGELLCMGSGTIVDCEAANGAYSITILASAGLLGSSAGLDVDNDIEIEVRLSDGTLLHGQVDACDFHYNLALIKIQHEVMVQPASLRILDDSISTHPCRIQDKGVDSESFQLRPHSDLIRLCPGDVVVALGRYFEEPYEIMAAPGRFSLDSVEFDCKELFRANCKISKCGIGGPLINRYGDVIGVNFYDELCTPFLPINIVLKWLEHFKKYGRFFRPCLGMQMTNLCAARPGQLEKIIQKFPNMSEGVLVEEVIEGSPAEWAGILHGDVIVQCAGKFVRSFLEFCGVVWDKAGKSVKVVVIRKTSGARLKITVNVDEINPGNFYRWPLPEKRRVSVNRVRR